From Candidatus Binatus sp.:
GACTCAAAGACAAAGACTTACCTCCCGTACAGTTGCGGCTCACATTGCCGGGCAGCCTCAAGGCGTCGCTGGACGAATACGTCGGGTATTTGCACGACAGCTTGCATCGGGAGACGGACGCCAAGGAAGTCGCGATCGAGATGCTGAAGCATTTCGTTGAGAGCGACCGTGATTTCAGAGGGTGGCGGAGCAAGCGGGAAGGAGGCGCGGAGCGGGTGGTGCAGAGAGAGGAGAGGAACGGGGCAGCAGGGGCGATGCGTTCGTAGAGCAAGATAAAGGTTTTACCGTACCGTGCGCGCTTTTGAGCATATTCCCCAGATCCGGCGCGGATTTTCTTCCCCGTACCGCATCGCCTTGCCCCGTACCCGAACAATTGCAAGACGAGCACTGTTTCCGGTCGTCCTCTGCGCAGGAATCGCAATACCAGTCTTGGGCTTCCAGATTCTGGGTTTGAGGATCGGACTCACGGACAGCGCGTGCCCGCCAGGAATCTACCGGATGGTTAACCGCGCACCATCGCGCGGCGACTTGGTGCTGGCATGTCTGCCAGATGCGATCGCACGGTTCGGGCGCGCGCGCGGCTATCTCTTGCGCGGACGCGGTTGCGGCGACGGCATCGAGCCGGTCGGCAAACGACTCAGTGCGCTGCCCGGAGACTCGGTTGAAGTCATGCGCGATTACATCGCAGTCAACGGCCAACGTTTGCAGCATTCGGCCACGCTTTCGCGCGACAGCCGCGGCGGCTCGGTACGCCACGTCGCGTGGGGCCGCTACACGGTGCAGCCGGGAGAGGTGTGGCTGTTCGGAACCAAAGACGCGCGAAGTTGGGACTCTCGTTACTTCGGGCCGGTGCCAGCGAGCTCAGTTCGAGCGGCGCTGGAGCCGGTTCTCACTTGGTGAGTTATGGCGGACGAACTGCACACCAGAGAGCAGGGACTTAGAGTCCATCATCTCGCGAATCTCGGCGGGCTGGTTGCGATTGCGGGGCTGGACCGCGAGCCGCCCGACCTGCTCCTCGGTGGTTTGCTTGAACTTGCCGCGCGTCTGCCGGACCTTCCCGCCACACGCCGCACGGCGATCGCCTTGGCAGGACGAGCGAAGCTCGACGCCCGTGCGACTTCGAAGCGTGCCTGGAAGTCGTGGAGTCGATCCAAGGAGCTGCACAGTTTAACGCTTTCGAGCGAACACATCCGGCGCATCATCGGCGCGCTGAACGGCGACGAGCCATGCAATTCCGCTGAACTTCCGCGAATGATGCTGCGGCTTTTGGGCGGGGAAACATCAGATGAGTGACCTGCTGCGCCGCGACCTTGAGATGCAGCCGCGCCCTCCGCGCTGGCGCGGAGAACAGCATCGCGCGAGGCGATGGTGGCTCGCGGCGG
This genomic window contains:
- a CDS encoding DUF2274 domain-containing protein: MKLRLKDKDLPPVQLRLTLPGSLKASLDEYVGYLHDSLHRETDAKEVAIEMLKHFVESDRDFRGWRSKREGGAERVVQREERNGAAGAMRS
- a CDS encoding S26 family signal peptidase, which gives rise to MRAFEHIPQIRRGFSSPYRIALPRTRTIARRALFPVVLCAGIAIPVLGFQILGLRIGLTDSACPPGIYRMVNRAPSRGDLVLACLPDAIARFGRARGYLLRGRGCGDGIEPVGKRLSALPGDSVEVMRDYIAVNGQRLQHSATLSRDSRGGSVRHVAWGRYTVQPGEVWLFGTKDARSWDSRYFGPVPASSVRAALEPVLTW
- the traD gene encoding conjugal transfer protein TraD, giving the protein MADELHTREQGLRVHHLANLGGLVAIAGLDREPPDLLLGGLLELAARLPDLPATRRTAIALAGRAKLDARATSKRAWKSWSRSKELHSLTLSSEHIRRIIGALNGDEPCNSAELPRMMLRLLGGETSDE